In Sphingomonas panacisoli, one genomic interval encodes:
- the topA gene encoding type I DNA topoisomerase: MQLVIVESPAKAKTIEKYLGADYRVLASYGHVRDLPPKDGSVKPEDGFAMDWENYPDKAKQLKAITDEAKKADRLILATDPDREGEAISWHVQEVLRGRRALPKDVQRVTFNAITKATVTEAMRHPRELDEDLIDAYRARRALDYLVGFTLSPVLWRKLPGAKSAGRVQSVALRLIVDREREIEAFVAQEYWSVAALMEQDGTSFTARLVKWNGEKIDRLTIGAEGDAMKAKADVENGRFTVQSVETKPATRNPPPPFTTSTLQQEAARKLGFSASHTMRIAQGLYEDGAITYMRTDGVQMDGSAISAARNAITNRYDASYVPDKPRMYQTKAKNAQEAHEAIRPTDFAKDRAGSGDHARLYDLIWKRAMASQMASARMERTTIDLADGTGRHGLRATGQVVIFPGYLALYEEGQDDEADEESRRLPRLRDGDVPAKREVTAEQHFTQPPPRFSEASLVKRLEELGIGRPSTYASTIQVLKDRDYVRVEKNRFFAEESGRLVTAFLERFFERYVSFDYTAGLEDELDEISGGRAQWQAVLEAFWRDFKPRTAEVMEFKPSEVTQQLDQFLAPYLFPDKADGGDPRLCPNCGQGQLALRGGKFGAFIACSNYPECKYTRRFAQPGGAEGEDSGPEGLGKDPVTGLEVERKSGRFGPYIQLGEGKDAKRASIPKDIPELDLEWALKLLSLPREIGAHPESGKPITASIGRYGPYLAHDGKYARLQSTMEVFETGMNAAVVKLAEAAANGGRPARGAQAPLKVLGAHPRTEAEIKLMEGRYGAYVTDGTTNATLPKSIDKDALTLEEAAQLIDTRAAAAPAKGKRKAAKKAPAKKKAAPKKAAATKK; the protein is encoded by the coding sequence ATGCAGCTCGTCATCGTCGAATCGCCGGCCAAGGCCAAAACCATCGAGAAATATCTCGGCGCGGACTATCGCGTGCTCGCGAGCTACGGCCATGTCCGCGACTTGCCCCCCAAGGACGGGTCGGTGAAGCCCGAGGACGGCTTCGCGATGGATTGGGAGAATTATCCCGACAAGGCCAAGCAGCTGAAGGCGATCACCGACGAGGCCAAGAAGGCCGACCGCCTGATCCTCGCCACCGACCCCGATCGCGAAGGCGAGGCGATTTCGTGGCACGTGCAGGAAGTGCTGCGCGGCCGCCGCGCGCTGCCCAAGGACGTCCAGCGCGTGACGTTCAACGCCATCACCAAGGCGACCGTGACCGAGGCGATGCGGCATCCGCGCGAGCTCGACGAGGATCTGATCGACGCCTACCGCGCCCGCCGCGCGCTCGACTATCTGGTCGGCTTCACGCTCAGCCCCGTATTGTGGCGCAAGCTGCCCGGCGCCAAGTCCGCCGGCCGCGTCCAGTCGGTCGCTTTGCGCCTGATCGTCGATCGCGAGCGCGAGATCGAAGCGTTCGTCGCGCAGGAATATTGGTCGGTCGCAGCATTGATGGAGCAGGACGGCACCAGCTTCACCGCGCGCCTGGTCAAATGGAACGGCGAGAAGATCGACCGCCTCACCATCGGCGCCGAGGGTGACGCCATGAAGGCGAAGGCCGACGTCGAGAACGGTCGCTTCACCGTCCAGTCGGTCGAAACCAAGCCCGCGACGCGCAATCCGCCGCCGCCCTTCACCACCTCGACGCTGCAGCAGGAAGCGGCGCGCAAGCTCGGCTTCTCCGCCAGCCACACGATGCGGATCGCGCAGGGGCTCTACGAGGACGGCGCGATCACCTATATGCGGACCGACGGCGTGCAGATGGACGGTAGCGCGATTTCCGCCGCGCGCAACGCCATCACCAACCGCTACGACGCGAGCTACGTCCCGGACAAGCCGCGCATGTACCAGACCAAGGCCAAGAACGCGCAGGAAGCGCACGAAGCGATCCGACCGACCGACTTCGCCAAGGATCGCGCCGGATCGGGCGACCATGCCCGGTTGTACGATTTGATCTGGAAGCGCGCGATGGCGAGCCAGATGGCGTCGGCGCGCATGGAGCGCACGACGATCGATCTCGCCGACGGCACCGGGCGTCACGGCCTGCGCGCGACTGGCCAAGTGGTGATCTTCCCCGGCTATCTCGCATTGTACGAGGAAGGTCAGGACGACGAGGCGGACGAGGAATCGCGCCGTCTGCCGCGACTGCGCGACGGCGACGTGCCGGCGAAGCGCGAGGTGACCGCCGAGCAGCATTTCACCCAGCCACCGCCGCGCTTTTCCGAAGCGTCGCTGGTCAAGCGGCTCGAAGAGCTCGGCATCGGGCGCCCGTCGACCTACGCTTCGACGATTCAGGTGCTCAAGGACCGCGATTACGTCCGCGTCGAGAAGAACCGCTTCTTCGCCGAGGAATCGGGCCGGCTGGTGACCGCGTTCCTCGAACGCTTTTTCGAACGCTATGTCAGCTTCGACTACACGGCCGGGCTGGAAGACGAACTCGACGAGATTTCGGGCGGCCGCGCGCAGTGGCAGGCCGTGCTCGAAGCCTTCTGGCGCGACTTCAAGCCGCGCACCGCCGAGGTGATGGAGTTCAAGCCGTCCGAAGTGACGCAGCAGCTCGACCAGTTTCTTGCGCCCTATCTGTTCCCCGACAAGGCCGATGGTGGCGATCCGCGTCTCTGCCCGAATTGCGGCCAGGGCCAACTCGCGCTGCGCGGCGGCAAGTTCGGCGCCTTCATCGCTTGCTCGAACTATCCCGAGTGCAAATACACCCGCCGTTTCGCGCAACCCGGCGGCGCCGAGGGCGAGGATAGTGGGCCGGAAGGACTGGGCAAGGATCCGGTCACCGGGCTGGAAGTCGAACGCAAGTCGGGTCGGTTCGGGCCGTACATCCAGCTCGGCGAGGGCAAGGACGCCAAGCGCGCGTCGATCCCGAAGGACATTCCCGAACTCGACCTCGAATGGGCGCTCAAGCTCCTGAGCCTGCCGCGCGAAATCGGTGCGCATCCAGAGAGCGGCAAGCCGATCACCGCATCGATCGGCCGCTACGGTCCCTATCTCGCGCACGACGGCAAGTACGCCCGGCTGCAATCGACGATGGAGGTGTTCGAGACCGGCATGAACGCCGCCGTGGTCAAGCTGGCCGAGGCGGCGGCGAACGGCGGACGGCCGGCACGGGGAGCGCAGGCGCCGCTCAAGGTGCTGGGCGCGCATCCGCGCACCGAGGCCGAGATCAAGCTGATGGAGGGCCGTTACGGCGCGTACGTCACCGACGGCACGACCAACGCGACCCTGCCCAAGTCGATCGACAAGGATGCGCTGACGCTGGAAGAAGCCGCGCAACTGATCGATACGCGCGCTGCGGCAGCGCCCGCGAAGGGCAAGCGCAAAGCGGCGAAGAAGGCGCCGGCGAAGAAGAAAGCCGCGCCGAAAAAGGCTGCTGCTACAAAGAAGTAG